A genome region from Pelodiscus sinensis isolate JC-2024 unplaced genomic scaffold, ASM4963464v1 ctg105, whole genome shotgun sequence includes the following:
- the LOC142823564 gene encoding antigen peptide transporter 1-like isoform X2 — MAIPFYTGRMTDWIVSEDDPSAFVQAIWAMSLITIGSAVTEFVCDFLYNGTMNRIHTRIQSQVFSSVLRQEIAFFHASRTGDITSRVTANTEAMSEALSEKLNWLMWYGVRGVFLFGLMVRVSPRLALFTAVGLPLILLVPKLSGKLHQSLAQRVQESLAKANEVAVETFQAMATVRSFANEEGAAQRYAQRLQDTYRLNQGEAAAYAASMWTNSLSGLALKVGILYYGGRLVTAGGVSTGDLVTFVLYEMQFTTAVEGLLSTYPSVQKAVGSSEKIFEYMERTPQISPPGTLAPPDLHGHLQVQDVWFAYPGRDDAPALKGVSLELRPGEVTALVGPSGAGKSALVALLERFYEPQRGRLLLDGRDLREYEHQYLHRQVALVSQRPVLFARSLHENIAYGLGECSRQEVTGAARRANAHGFIDRLSQGYDTDVGETGGQISGGQRQGVAIARALLRDPKVLILDDATSALDTESQLWVEREVYEARAGCSVLLVARRVGGGGREPPPAGGDPVLSRQVEREVYEARAGCSVLLIARRVGGGGRGPPGRR; from the exons cgcggtGACGGAATTTGTGTGCGACTTTCTCTATAACGGCACCATGAACCGGATCCACACACGCATCCAGAGCCAGGTCTTCAGCTCTGTCCTGCGCCAGGAGATCGCCTTCTTCCACGCCAGCCGCACCG GAGACATCACCTCGCGGGTGACGGCCAACACGGAGGCCATGAGCGAGGCGCTGAGCGAGAAGCTGAACTGGCTGATGTGGTACGGGGTGCGGGGAGTCTTCCTCTTCGGCCTCATGGTGCGGGTGTCGCCGCGCCTGGCGCTCTTCACTGCCGTGGGGCTGCCCCTCATCCTGCTGGTGCCCAAGCTCTCCGGGAAACTCCACCAG agcctggcGCAGCGGGTGCAGGAGTCGCTGGCCAAGGCCAACGAGGTGGCGGTGGAGACCTTCCAGGCCATGGCCACCGTGCGCAGCTTCGCCAACGAGGAGGGGGCGGCCCAGCGCTACgcccagcggctgcaggacacCTACCGGCTCAACCAGGGGGAAGCCGCCGCCTACGCCGCCTCCATGTGGACCAACAGC CTGTCGGGGCTGGCGCTGAAGGTGGGGATCCTGTACTACGGGGGGCGGCTGGTGACCGCCGGGGGTGTCAGCACCGGGGACCTGGTGACCTTCGTCCTCTACGAAATGCAGTTCACCACCGCCGTGGAG ggGCTGCTCTCCACCTACCCCAGCGTGCAGAAGGCCGTGGGCTCCTCAGAGAAGATCTTTGAGTACATGGAGCGGACGCCCCAGATCAGCCCCCCCGGGACGCTGGCCCCCCCCGACCTGCATGGGCACCTGCAGGTGCAGGACGTCTGGTTCGCCTACCCCGGCCGGGACGACGCCCCCGCGCTCAAG ggGGTGTCGCTGGAGCTGCGCCCCGGGGAGGTGACGGCGCTGGTGGGCCCGTCGGGCGCGGGGAAGTCGGCGCTGGTGGCCCTGCTGGAGCGGTTCTACGAGCCCCAGCGCGGGCGCCTGCTGCTGGACGGGCGGGACCTGCGGGAGTACGAGCATCAGTACCTGCACCGCCAG gTGGCGCTGGTGAGCCAGAGGCCGGTGCTGTTTGCACGCTCGCTGCACGAGAACATCGCCTACGGGCTGGGGGAATGCAGCCGCCAGGAGGTGACGGGGGCCGCCCGGCGCGCCAACGCCCACGGCTTCATCGACCGGTTGAGCCAGGGCTACGACACAG ACGTCGGGGAGACGGGGGGGCAGATCtcgggggggcagaggcagggggtggCCATCGCCCGAGCCCTGCTCCGAGACCCCAAAGTGCTGATCCTGGACGACGCCACCAGCGCCTTGGACACGGAGAGTCAGCTGTGG GTGGAGCGCGAGGTGTACGAGGCCCGGGCCGGGTGCTCGGTGCTGCTCGTGGCCCgtcgggtggggggaggcgggagagagcCCCCCCCGGCCGGCGGTGACCCGGTCCTGTCCCGGCAGGTGGAGCGCGAGGTGTACGAGGCCCGGGCCGGGTGCTCGGTGCTGCTCATCGCCCgtcgggtggggggaggcgggagaggccCCCCCGGCCGGCGGTGA
- the LOC142823564 gene encoding antigen peptide transporter 1-like isoform X3 yields MAIPFYTGRMTDWIVSEDDPSAFVQAIWAMSLITIGSAVTEFVCDFLYNGTMNRIHTRIQSQVFSSVLRQEIAFFHASRTGDITSRVTANTEAMSEALSEKLNWLMWYGVRGVFLFGLMVRVSPRLALFTAVGLPLILLVPKLSGKLHQSLAQRVQESLAKANEVAVETFQAMATVRSFANEEGAAQRYAQRLQDTYRLNQGEAAAYAASMWTNSLSGLALKVGILYYGGRLVTAGGVSTGDLVTFVLYEMQFTTAVEGLLSTYPSVQKAVGSSEKIFEYMERTPQISPPGTLAPPDLHGHLQVQDVWFAYPGRDDAPALKGVSLELRPGEVTALVGPSGAGKSALVALLERFYEPQRGRLLLDGRDLREYEHQYLHRQVALVSQRPVLFARSLHENIAYGLGECSRQEVTGAARRANAHGFIDRLSQGYDTDVGETGGQISGGQRQGVAIARALLRDPKVLILDDATSALDTESQLWVEREVYEARAGRSVLLIAHRVGGGGRGPPGRR; encoded by the exons cgcggtGACGGAATTTGTGTGCGACTTTCTCTATAACGGCACCATGAACCGGATCCACACACGCATCCAGAGCCAGGTCTTCAGCTCTGTCCTGCGCCAGGAGATCGCCTTCTTCCACGCCAGCCGCACCG GAGACATCACCTCGCGGGTGACGGCCAACACGGAGGCCATGAGCGAGGCGCTGAGCGAGAAGCTGAACTGGCTGATGTGGTACGGGGTGCGGGGAGTCTTCCTCTTCGGCCTCATGGTGCGGGTGTCGCCGCGCCTGGCGCTCTTCACTGCCGTGGGGCTGCCCCTCATCCTGCTGGTGCCCAAGCTCTCCGGGAAACTCCACCAG agcctggcGCAGCGGGTGCAGGAGTCGCTGGCCAAGGCCAACGAGGTGGCGGTGGAGACCTTCCAGGCCATGGCCACCGTGCGCAGCTTCGCCAACGAGGAGGGGGCGGCCCAGCGCTACgcccagcggctgcaggacacCTACCGGCTCAACCAGGGGGAAGCCGCCGCCTACGCCGCCTCCATGTGGACCAACAGC CTGTCGGGGCTGGCGCTGAAGGTGGGGATCCTGTACTACGGGGGGCGGCTGGTGACCGCCGGGGGTGTCAGCACCGGGGACCTGGTGACCTTCGTCCTCTACGAAATGCAGTTCACCACCGCCGTGGAG ggGCTGCTCTCCACCTACCCCAGCGTGCAGAAGGCCGTGGGCTCCTCAGAGAAGATCTTTGAGTACATGGAGCGGACGCCCCAGATCAGCCCCCCCGGGACGCTGGCCCCCCCCGACCTGCATGGGCACCTGCAGGTGCAGGACGTCTGGTTCGCCTACCCCGGCCGGGACGACGCCCCCGCGCTCAAG ggGGTGTCGCTGGAGCTGCGCCCCGGGGAGGTGACGGCGCTGGTGGGCCCGTCGGGCGCGGGGAAGTCGGCGCTGGTGGCCCTGCTGGAGCGGTTCTACGAGCCCCAGCGCGGGCGCCTGCTGCTGGACGGGCGGGACCTGCGGGAGTACGAGCATCAGTACCTGCACCGCCAG gTGGCGCTGGTGAGCCAGAGGCCGGTGCTGTTTGCACGCTCGCTGCACGAGAACATCGCCTACGGGCTGGGGGAATGCAGCCGCCAGGAGGTGACGGGGGCCGCCCGGCGCGCCAACGCCCACGGCTTCATCGACCGGTTGAGCCAGGGCTACGACACAG ACGTCGGGGAGACGGGGGGGCAGATCtcgggggggcagaggcagggggtggCCATCGCCCGAGCCCTGCTCCGAGACCCCAAAGTGCTGATCCTGGACGACGCCACCAGCGCCTTGGACACGGAGAGTCAGCTGTGG GTGGAGCGCGAGGTGTACGAGgcccgggccgggcgctcggtgCTGCTCATCGCCCAtcgggtggggggaggcgggagaggccCCCCCGGCCGGCGGTGA
- the LOC142823564 gene encoding antigen peptide transporter 1-like isoform X1, with the protein MAIPFYTGRMTDWIVSEDDPSAFVQAIWAMSLITIGSAVTEFVCDFLYNGTMNRIHTRIQSQVFSSVLRQEIAFFHASRTGDITSRVTANTEAMSEALSEKLNWLMWYGVRGVFLFGLMVRVSPRLALFTAVGLPLILLVPKLSGKLHQSLAQRVQESLAKANEVAVETFQAMATVRSFANEEGAAQRYAQRLQDTYRLNQGEAAAYAASMWTNSLSGLALKVGILYYGGRLVTAGGVSTGDLVTFVLYEMQFTTAVEGLLSTYPSVQKAVGSSEKIFEYMERTPQISPPGTLAPPDLHGHLQVQDVWFAYPGRDDAPALKGVSLELRPGEVTALVGPSGAGKSALVALLERFYEPQRGRLLLDGRDLREYEHQYLHRQVALVSQRPVLFARSLHENIAYGLGECSRQEVTGAARRANAHGFIDRLSQGYDTDVGETGGQISGGQRQGVAIARALLRDPKVLILDDATSALDTESQLWVEREVYEARAGRSVLLIAHRLSAVERADRIVVLEAGQVREQGPHAELLARRGCYWRLLQTQLNGAEGGGSGEDGGA; encoded by the exons cgcggtGACGGAATTTGTGTGCGACTTTCTCTATAACGGCACCATGAACCGGATCCACACACGCATCCAGAGCCAGGTCTTCAGCTCTGTCCTGCGCCAGGAGATCGCCTTCTTCCACGCCAGCCGCACCG GAGACATCACCTCGCGGGTGACGGCCAACACGGAGGCCATGAGCGAGGCGCTGAGCGAGAAGCTGAACTGGCTGATGTGGTACGGGGTGCGGGGAGTCTTCCTCTTCGGCCTCATGGTGCGGGTGTCGCCGCGCCTGGCGCTCTTCACTGCCGTGGGGCTGCCCCTCATCCTGCTGGTGCCCAAGCTCTCCGGGAAACTCCACCAG agcctggcGCAGCGGGTGCAGGAGTCGCTGGCCAAGGCCAACGAGGTGGCGGTGGAGACCTTCCAGGCCATGGCCACCGTGCGCAGCTTCGCCAACGAGGAGGGGGCGGCCCAGCGCTACgcccagcggctgcaggacacCTACCGGCTCAACCAGGGGGAAGCCGCCGCCTACGCCGCCTCCATGTGGACCAACAGC CTGTCGGGGCTGGCGCTGAAGGTGGGGATCCTGTACTACGGGGGGCGGCTGGTGACCGCCGGGGGTGTCAGCACCGGGGACCTGGTGACCTTCGTCCTCTACGAAATGCAGTTCACCACCGCCGTGGAG ggGCTGCTCTCCACCTACCCCAGCGTGCAGAAGGCCGTGGGCTCCTCAGAGAAGATCTTTGAGTACATGGAGCGGACGCCCCAGATCAGCCCCCCCGGGACGCTGGCCCCCCCCGACCTGCATGGGCACCTGCAGGTGCAGGACGTCTGGTTCGCCTACCCCGGCCGGGACGACGCCCCCGCGCTCAAG ggGGTGTCGCTGGAGCTGCGCCCCGGGGAGGTGACGGCGCTGGTGGGCCCGTCGGGCGCGGGGAAGTCGGCGCTGGTGGCCCTGCTGGAGCGGTTCTACGAGCCCCAGCGCGGGCGCCTGCTGCTGGACGGGCGGGACCTGCGGGAGTACGAGCATCAGTACCTGCACCGCCAG gTGGCGCTGGTGAGCCAGAGGCCGGTGCTGTTTGCACGCTCGCTGCACGAGAACATCGCCTACGGGCTGGGGGAATGCAGCCGCCAGGAGGTGACGGGGGCCGCCCGGCGCGCCAACGCCCACGGCTTCATCGACCGGTTGAGCCAGGGCTACGACACAG ACGTCGGGGAGACGGGGGGGCAGATCtcgggggggcagaggcagggggtggCCATCGCCCGAGCCCTGCTCCGAGACCCCAAAGTGCTGATCCTGGACGACGCCACCAGCGCCTTGGACACGGAGAGTCAGCTGTGG GTGGAGCGCGAGGTGTACGAGgcccgggccgggcgctcggtgCTGCTCATCGCCCATCGGCTGAGCGCGGTGGAGCGAGCCGACCGCATCGTGGTGCTGGAGGCCGGGCAGGTCCGGGAGCAGGGGCCCCACGCGGAGCTGCTGGCCCGGCGCGGCTGCTACTGGCGCTTGCTGCAGACCCAGCTCAACGGGGCCGAGGGGGGCGGCtctggggaggacgggggggcCTGA